One genomic window of Candidatus Nitrosopumilus sediminis includes the following:
- a CDS encoding P-II family nitrogen regulator: MKKIEAVVLPSKEKDIVDALQKTGIGGLTITTGKGRGKGVRHVKPGLGRYIERYNDVLTFFIVVDDSKVDEVVSIITDASHTGSLGDGKIFISTIDEIVDITTKQKGVAYI, from the coding sequence ATGAAGAAAATAGAGGCAGTAGTTTTACCATCTAAAGAAAAAGATATTGTAGATGCACTACAAAAAACTGGAATTGGCGGGTTAACCATTACTACTGGAAAAGGTCGTGGTAAAGGAGTTAGACATGTCAAACCAGGTTTAGGACGCTACATTGAGCGATACAATGATGTCTTGACATTTTTTATTGTAGTTGATGATTCTAAAGTGGATGAAGTAGTTTCAATAATTACTGATGCATCACATACTGGTTCTCTAGGTGATGGAAAAATCTTCATATCTACAATAGATGAAATTGTTGATATTACTACTAAACAAAAAGGTGTAGCATACATCTAA
- a CDS encoding universal stress protein: protein MANGLYKKILVPLDGSKCSERALVEAITLAKQCDAKIVGLYIVPFSPLSYRDIRVVKETMFVEAKKILAKAQANAEKKGVALQQKILEGNPGELISNFANQSKNNVDLIMMGSRGRGGLKEAFLGSVSNYVMHKSKVPIMIVK, encoded by the coding sequence ATGGCAAATGGTTTGTACAAAAAAATACTTGTTCCATTAGATGGCTCAAAGTGTTCTGAAAGGGCATTGGTTGAAGCTATTACGCTTGCAAAACAATGTGATGCAAAAATAGTTGGACTCTATATTGTGCCTTTCTCACCTCTGTCATATCGAGATATTAGAGTTGTAAAAGAAACAATGTTTGTTGAAGCAAAAAAGATTCTTGCAAAAGCACAAGCAAATGCAGAAAAAAAAGGTGTTGCCTTACAACAAAAAATTCTAGAAGGAAATCCAGGAGAACTTATCTCGAATTTTGCTAATCAAAGTAAGAACAATGTTGATTTGATTATGATGGGCTCTAGAGGAAGAGGTGGTCTTAAAGAAGCATTTCTTGGAAGCGTCTCAAACTATGTGATGCACAAATCAAAAGTACCTATAATGATAGTAAAGTAA
- a CDS encoding sodium:solute symporter family protein has product MDKAKFTPVAFTAFFVAVVVLAGTPQTVFAAGAISEGFAIGEALPEWIGWAIVVGLGAVFAVIISVEVKIEERYLGVNQTSEMFNTAGRTIKTGLTAAAIVSAWTWAATLLQSSTVAYQYGISGPFWYAAGASIQVLLFGILAIELKRKAPNAHTFLEIIRARFGNGSHKVFLVFALMTNMIVTAMLLLGGSAVVNGLTGMDISLAAFLIPIGVMIYTLVGGLKATFVADYMHTIIIFVVILTFVAAVYVNTDITGGVEGMYNKLVEAAKLNPVEGNAAGAFLTMASIGGLMFGIINIVGNFGTVFVDQAYWQRAIAAKPSSTVKGFLLGGACWFAIPFTLATTMGLTAIALDVDLTPEQVQLGLVVPAAATALMGEVGAIMVLTMLFMAVTSAGSAELIAVSSLITYDIYRTYKNPNASGKTLVKVSRATIVGFGLGMGGLAVILLHMGLSLGFVYLAMGIIIGAAVIPIALTILWKRTNRVAATLGAVIGLMVAVTTWISVAASLPGFNGEISLASLGHNYSMLFGNIAGILTGGAIAIIGSLATKTSFDWKDLKEKITLVELSEAESAQVTEDEETLKKAFKFSLKGGGIMTLILIIGWPIPLIVSGHVFDIMSYSIWVGISIVWVSVASFFIIFLPIIEARKGIAKVFGGKKASPEATGVDEK; this is encoded by the coding sequence GTGGATAAGGCTAAATTTACCCCAGTTGCATTTACTGCATTTTTTGTTGCTGTAGTTGTCCTTGCCGGAACTCCACAAACTGTTTTTGCAGCAGGTGCCATTTCAGAAGGCTTTGCAATTGGTGAAGCTTTACCTGAATGGATTGGTTGGGCAATAGTTGTTGGTTTAGGTGCAGTATTTGCTGTCATCATTTCAGTTGAGGTAAAAATTGAAGAAAGATACCTTGGTGTTAACCAGACCTCTGAGATGTTTAACACTGCAGGACGAACAATCAAAACTGGTCTTACTGCCGCTGCTATTGTCTCTGCTTGGACTTGGGCTGCAACATTACTCCAATCCTCGACAGTAGCATATCAGTATGGTATCAGTGGTCCATTTTGGTATGCTGCAGGAGCATCAATTCAGGTTTTATTATTTGGAATTTTAGCTATTGAATTAAAACGTAAAGCACCAAATGCACACACTTTCCTAGAAATCATTCGTGCAAGATTTGGTAATGGTTCACACAAAGTCTTCTTAGTTTTTGCATTGATGACTAACATGATTGTAACTGCCATGCTTCTTCTTGGTGGATCTGCAGTTGTCAATGGCTTGACTGGAATGGATATTTCTCTGGCTGCTTTCTTGATTCCTATTGGCGTTATGATTTACACTCTAGTTGGAGGACTAAAGGCAACATTTGTTGCAGACTATATGCATACTATAATCATATTTGTTGTAATCTTGACATTTGTTGCAGCAGTTTACGTTAACACTGACATTACTGGTGGTGTTGAAGGTATGTACAATAAACTTGTTGAAGCTGCAAAGTTAAATCCAGTTGAAGGAAATGCTGCAGGTGCATTCTTGACGATGGCATCTATTGGTGGATTGATGTTTGGTATTATCAATATTGTAGGAAACTTTGGAACTGTTTTCGTTGATCAGGCATACTGGCAACGAGCCATTGCAGCAAAGCCATCATCTACTGTCAAAGGTTTCTTACTTGGTGGCGCATGTTGGTTTGCTATTCCATTTACACTTGCTACTACGATGGGCTTGACGGCGATAGCGCTTGATGTTGACTTGACTCCTGAACAAGTTCAATTGGGATTAGTAGTTCCAGCAGCAGCTACTGCACTAATGGGTGAAGTCGGTGCAATTATGGTACTTACAATGTTATTCATGGCAGTAACTTCTGCAGGCTCTGCAGAACTAATTGCCGTTTCATCACTGATTACTTATGATATTTATCGGACGTACAAGAATCCAAATGCCTCAGGAAAAACACTAGTCAAAGTATCCAGAGCGACAATTGTAGGCTTTGGACTTGGTATGGGTGGCTTGGCCGTAATACTATTACACATGGGATTAAGTTTAGGCTTTGTCTATTTGGCAATGGGTATCATAATTGGTGCAGCAGTAATTCCAATAGCACTTACAATTCTTTGGAAGAGAACAAACAGAGTTGCAGCCACGTTAGGTGCAGTTATTGGTCTGATGGTTGCAGTAACTACTTGGATATCAGTAGCTGCATCCTTGCCAGGCTTTAATGGAGAAATATCTCTTGCAAGTCTTGGTCACAACTACTCTATGCTATTTGGAAATATTGCAGGAATTTTGACTGGTGGTGCAATTGCAATAATTGGAAGCCTTGCTACTAAGACTAGTTTTGACTGGAAAGACCTCAAAGAGAAGATTACTCTTGTCGAGCTAAGTGAAGCAGAATCTGCCCAAGTTACTGAAGATGAGGAGACTTTAAAGAAAGCATTCAAGTTTAGTCTAAAAGGCGGCGGTATCATGACATTGATACTAATTATTGGCTGGCCAATACCATTGATTGTATCTGGACATGTATTTGATATAATGTCTTATAGTATCTGGGTCGGAATATCCATAGTTTGGGTAAGTGTTGCATCCTTCTTCATAATATTCTTGCCAATCATTGAGGCAAGAAAAGGAATTGCCAAAGTATTTGGTGGTAAAAAAGCATCTCCAGAAGCAACAGGAGTAGACGAGAAATGA